One genomic window of Haloferax mediterranei ATCC 33500 includes the following:
- a CDS encoding YndJ family protein, whose protein sequence is MTVDARDRHISSELLPTFADASAVLGAVGWLILVVSGVFGPIQDIIALAMLVLVPLAVRLADTPRRDGTRSGWYRIAVVGQPMMALLGVFSLTMPPGAAAVLTALPWAATTGAVAGFGAWRLLQRGPWPIEELSVDAGLLYIVVGGAALLFDRAGVSLVFEPIIVTLTIVHFHYAGSALPILAGMAGRHDPGGQFDSLFRVTTAIIVVGPGIIGTGITAVALDFPLAATIEFIAVAFFTTAVALFSVAVIAGVLPLLSSWPQRLLLGGASLAVTVSMGFAVVYGFARATGGTYFGIGPQSFGTMVTYHGQLNAYGFAVPALVGWRLAIPESRARSPGIPISRLTGGWSIGEDFLERRELTGDATVSGMMDEVDAYQSDRFDPSAVAPSVRRFFERSGDYELAVSPDWKTPWRQLAILYRPVATWIGQLSVPLVSATGELALSGRVVAVNGVDAQTGDRAWVRSNAGRATGADSMTYVGIYDRYVSTGRSYLRVTFPLSGSNLTGILRVENGGADGEALVLSSFPEGGNGDDAGLYLLVGGGSVRLPLNETLVVEPDDESGSVHAVHRVELLGVRVFTLRYDIRLAVGR, encoded by the coding sequence GTGACCGTTGATGCCCGTGACAGGCACATCTCATCGGAGCTGCTCCCCACGTTCGCCGATGCGAGCGCCGTGCTGGGTGCCGTGGGATGGCTCATCCTCGTCGTTTCGGGGGTGTTCGGTCCGATTCAGGACATCATCGCATTGGCGATGCTCGTGTTAGTTCCGCTGGCGGTGCGCCTCGCGGACACTCCTCGACGAGACGGAACGCGGTCGGGGTGGTACCGGATCGCCGTCGTTGGACAGCCGATGATGGCTCTTCTCGGCGTGTTCTCGCTGACGATGCCGCCCGGGGCCGCGGCAGTTCTGACGGCGCTTCCCTGGGCGGCCACGACGGGTGCCGTCGCCGGCTTCGGGGCGTGGCGACTGCTGCAACGAGGACCGTGGCCGATCGAAGAACTGTCGGTAGACGCTGGCCTGCTCTACATCGTGGTCGGCGGCGCGGCGTTGCTGTTCGACCGCGCTGGCGTGTCTCTCGTCTTCGAGCCGATTATCGTCACGCTCACCATCGTCCATTTCCACTACGCTGGGTCCGCCCTTCCCATCCTCGCGGGGATGGCCGGCCGACACGACCCTGGCGGGCAGTTTGATTCTCTCTTCCGGGTGACGACAGCGATTATCGTGGTCGGGCCAGGGATCATCGGAACCGGTATCACTGCCGTCGCCTTGGATTTCCCGCTGGCCGCGACGATCGAGTTCATCGCGGTCGCGTTTTTCACGACGGCCGTCGCGCTGTTCTCGGTGGCGGTTATCGCTGGCGTCCTTCCACTGCTTTCGAGCTGGCCACAGCGGCTACTCCTCGGCGGTGCATCCCTCGCGGTAACTGTCTCGATGGGATTTGCCGTCGTATACGGGTTCGCACGGGCGACAGGCGGGACGTACTTCGGTATTGGCCCACAGTCATTCGGGACGATGGTCACCTACCACGGACAACTTAACGCGTACGGGTTCGCCGTGCCCGCGCTCGTCGGATGGCGGCTCGCAATCCCGGAATCCCGGGCTCGATCGCCCGGAATCCCAATCAGTCGCCTGACTGGTGGCTGGTCGATCGGCGAGGACTTCCTCGAGCGCCGGGAGCTGACCGGCGACGCCACCGTCTCGGGGATGATGGACGAGGTCGATGCGTATCAGTCCGATCGGTTCGATCCGTCCGCGGTCGCCCCCTCAGTCCGGCGATTCTTCGAGCGGTCTGGCGACTACGAACTGGCCGTCTCACCGGATTGGAAGACGCCGTGGCGTCAGCTCGCAATCCTGTATCGGCCGGTCGCGACCTGGATAGGACAACTGTCGGTGCCGCTCGTTTCCGCCACCGGTGAACTGGCGCTGTCCGGCCGTGTCGTTGCTGTGAACGGGGTGGATGCCCAGACCGGTGATCGGGCTTGGGTCCGATCGAACGCCGGTCGAGCCACCGGCGCCGATAGTATGACCTACGTCGGCATCTACGACCGATACGTTAGTACCGGCCGGTCGTACTTGCGGGTCACGTTTCCGCTCTCGGGGAGCAACCTGACTGGTATCCTGCGTGTCGAAAATGGCGGCGCTGACGGTGAAGCGCTCGTTTTATCCTCCTTTCCCGAAGGTGGCAACGGTGACGATGCTGGGCTCTATCTACTGGTCGGCGGGGGTAGCGTGCGACTGCCACTGAACGAGACACTCGTCGTCGAACCTGATGATGAGAGTGGGAGCGTCCACGCAGTTCACCGCGTTGAGTTGCTTGGAGTGCGAGTGTT
- a CDS encoding DUF4166 domain-containing protein, translating to MNSVFERALGPAYADLHPAIQERYALTSTDNRRCVGHGQMRSIKRNRLALPVLWAGTNRNLLFPETGTDVPFQVRTVPFDENGVESVAYIRWFDVGPGRRFDAYMQYDEERDCIVDVLGTYRTLHTELRLTATSTGALHIETGDQWFVYGHRSIAIPKPLRADVNVTERYDDDRDRFEIAVAISNPLVGFVFGYDGWFTVEYEESPGLRSEDAPANVGDLR from the coding sequence ATGAACAGCGTGTTCGAGCGCGCGCTTGGGCCAGCGTACGCGGACTTGCATCCGGCGATTCAGGAACGGTACGCGCTGACGAGTACCGATAACCGACGGTGCGTGGGCCATGGCCAGATGCGCTCGATCAAACGGAACCGACTCGCGCTTCCGGTGCTGTGGGCCGGGACTAATCGAAACCTGCTGTTCCCCGAGACTGGCACGGACGTTCCCTTCCAGGTGCGGACAGTCCCGTTCGACGAGAATGGCGTCGAATCGGTCGCGTACATTAGGTGGTTCGACGTGGGGCCAGGCCGTCGGTTCGACGCGTATATGCAGTACGATGAGGAGCGCGACTGTATCGTCGACGTACTGGGAACCTACCGGACACTCCATACGGAACTCCGACTGACAGCGACGTCGACAGGGGCGCTTCACATCGAGACGGGCGACCAGTGGTTCGTCTACGGACACCGGTCCATCGCAATCCCGAAACCACTCCGTGCAGACGTGAACGTGACTGAACGTTACGACGATGACCGCGACCGTTTCGAGATCGCGGTGGCGATTTCGAACCCACTCGTCGGATTCGTGTTCGGGTATGACGGGTGGTTCACCGTCGAGTATGAGGAGTCTCCGGGGCTCCGTTCCGAAGACGCCCCCGCGAACGTGGGTGATCTCCGGTGA
- a CDS encoding DoxX-like family protein produces the protein MSDDAIYVERLVDGPLESVWDRTQDPTEHERWDLRFSTIEYLPREEDEPQRFTYATRIGFGVDIEGTGTSVATNEDGEETTSVLSFESGEPISLISEGRGFWRYVETDDGLRFLTEYNYDTRWGRLGRVIDRVAFRPLLGWATAVSFDVLARWVEEGTPPETSYRMLLTHAVTRIGLALIWMYQGLIPKLLVLHPAERAPFVGLGLEAIAAEAVVVLGLLEVAFGITLLWRWRSAWLAYLGGLAPVALTAGAVLSDPSLALGPYNPVVTTIGMVALGVAAGRLAGRVPTAANCLRTPPDG, from the coding sequence ATGAGTGACGACGCAATCTACGTCGAGCGACTTGTCGACGGCCCGCTCGAGAGCGTCTGGGACCGAACCCAGGATCCAACGGAACACGAACGATGGGACCTCCGTTTCTCGACCATCGAGTATCTCCCTCGTGAGGAGGATGAACCGCAGCGGTTCACGTACGCGACACGAATTGGGTTTGGCGTTGACATCGAGGGAACAGGTACGTCAGTCGCTACCAACGAAGATGGTGAGGAGACGACGTCAGTCCTCTCCTTCGAGAGCGGTGAACCGATCTCCCTCATCAGCGAGGGCCGTGGGTTCTGGCGATACGTCGAGACGGATGACGGCCTGCGCTTTCTCACCGAGTACAACTACGACACGCGGTGGGGACGACTGGGGCGGGTGATCGACCGAGTTGCTTTTCGCCCGCTACTCGGCTGGGCGACCGCAGTCAGCTTCGACGTGCTGGCCCGCTGGGTCGAGGAGGGAACACCCCCGGAGACGAGTTATCGGATGCTGCTCACCCACGCTGTCACGAGGATTGGACTGGCGCTCATCTGGATGTATCAAGGATTGATTCCCAAGCTGCTCGTCTTACACCCCGCAGAGCGTGCGCCCTTCGTCGGACTCGGGTTGGAGGCGATCGCGGCCGAAGCGGTGGTCGTGCTCGGTCTCCTTGAGGTCGCATTCGGGATCACCTTGCTTTGGCGGTGGCGTTCGGCCTGGCTTGCGTATCTCGGGGGGTTAGCACCGGTCGCGCTCACCGCAGGGGCAGTGCTCTCGGACCCCTCGCTTGCGCTCGGACCGTACAATCCGGTCGTCACGACCATCGGGATGGTTGCGCTCGGTGTGGCCGCCGGCCGCCTGGCGGGTCGGGTCCCGACGGCCGCGAACTGTCTGCGGACTCCTCCAGACGGATGA
- a CDS encoding cytochrome c biogenesis protein CcdA has protein sequence MIGAETAGAATLALGAAVATFFSPCAYALLPGYVGYYVSSVDDDTEADVPVMGALVRGSAAFLGVVVVFALLSAGILLVGQSIEPVLGVLEPLVGVGLLVLGSVVLVGYSPNLHVQLPERRSSKLGFVLFGGGYAIAAAGCVAPVFLAIVLRAVTFPPAPALVVLGAYTAGFGVLLLGATVAIAVGHSGLLDWLGRRQRYLDAVAGVVLVSAGIWQVVVAL, from the coding sequence ATGATTGGTGCTGAGACCGCAGGTGCGGCCACGCTCGCACTCGGCGCGGCCGTGGCGACGTTCTTCTCGCCGTGCGCGTACGCGCTGCTACCGGGCTACGTCGGCTACTACGTGTCGAGCGTCGACGACGATACCGAAGCGGATGTTCCGGTGATGGGCGCTCTCGTCCGTGGGAGTGCGGCATTTCTCGGCGTCGTGGTCGTCTTCGCCCTGCTATCGGCGGGGATACTCCTCGTCGGGCAGTCAATCGAACCCGTACTCGGTGTGCTCGAACCGCTCGTTGGCGTCGGGTTGCTGGTGCTCGGGAGCGTAGTCCTCGTCGGCTACAGCCCGAATCTCCACGTCCAGTTGCCCGAGCGTCGGTCGTCGAAACTCGGGTTCGTGCTGTTCGGCGGGGGCTATGCTATCGCCGCCGCTGGCTGTGTGGCTCCGGTGTTCTTGGCGATTGTCCTCCGGGCAGTGACGTTCCCCCCGGCCCCGGCGCTCGTCGTTCTCGGCGCGTACACGGCCGGCTTCGGCGTGCTCCTCCTCGGTGCGACTGTCGCGATTGCGGTAGGCCACAGCGGGCTTCTGGACTGGCTCGGGCGACGACAGCGGTATCTCGATGCAGTCGCCGGTGTGGTTCTCGTCAGCGCGGGAATCTGGCAGGTGGTGGTAGCGCTCTGA
- a CDS encoding TlpA family protein disulfide reductase has protein sequence MRRRDLLAGLAGAATLGTGAYAVSGTDILGSGTDCVDPIELTAVDAPGSPEQTLTVPEPGRVTLVEFFATWCDVCAASMTPLGEAYDRVGDDVQFVSVTNEPLGHAVTREEIREWWVEHDGNWPVAPDEDLALTEALGASAVPMVAILDADNVVTWTAKGKHSAETIVNHITEAGGEGGG, from the coding sequence ATGCGCCGTCGCGACCTCCTCGCCGGACTCGCGGGCGCAGCAACGTTAGGTACCGGTGCCTACGCCGTTAGTGGAACCGACATTCTCGGCAGCGGGACGGACTGCGTCGACCCCATCGAGCTGACGGCAGTCGACGCTCCCGGGAGTCCTGAACAGACGTTGACGGTCCCCGAACCGGGCCGCGTGACGCTCGTCGAATTCTTCGCTACGTGGTGTGACGTCTGTGCTGCGTCTATGACGCCGCTCGGAGAGGCGTACGACCGGGTCGGCGACGACGTGCAGTTCGTTTCGGTGACCAACGAGCCGCTCGGACACGCCGTCACCCGCGAGGAGATACGCGAGTGGTGGGTCGAACACGACGGGAACTGGCCCGTCGCACCCGACGAGGACCTCGCGCTCACGGAAGCCCTCGGTGCAAGCGCCGTCCCGATGGTGGCTATCCTCGATGCCGACAACGTCGTCACGTGGACCGCGAAGGGCAAACACTCCGCGGAGACCATCGTCAACCACATCACCGAGGCCGGTGGGGAAGGTGGCGGATGA
- a CDS encoding SCO family protein, with the protein MTTPTTPVSRRTVLKTAGAAAITGVSGCLSGQNRPKGVTLAPPDNYKNLKEADLPYPVYGEKLPEVTVPGVVSDRPVTTTDFVGERHLLLTFVYTRCEGICLNLGQNLVQVQARAAEAGFTDDIALGAITFDPEHDTPERLKSWGAERGFDYDLGNCYLMRPKSERRARAVVEDTFGEAYKHEEGAKMPFLHTGLIFLVNDEGVVERAYAGDPPKPTTVIEDVEALVGV; encoded by the coding sequence ATGACTACTCCAACAACGCCCGTCAGTAGACGAACCGTGCTGAAGACGGCCGGTGCAGCGGCAATTACCGGTGTATCCGGGTGTCTCTCCGGACAGAATCGACCGAAGGGCGTCACGTTGGCTCCGCCGGACAACTACAAGAACCTCAAAGAAGCCGACCTCCCGTACCCAGTCTACGGCGAGAAACTCCCGGAAGTGACGGTCCCCGGAGTCGTCTCCGACCGACCGGTCACGACCACGGACTTCGTCGGCGAGCGACATCTCCTGCTGACGTTCGTCTACACGCGCTGTGAAGGCATCTGTCTCAACTTAGGCCAGAACTTGGTGCAGGTCCAAGCCCGAGCGGCGGAAGCCGGATTCACAGACGACATCGCACTCGGCGCGATAACCTTCGACCCGGAGCACGACACACCAGAACGGCTCAAATCGTGGGGCGCAGAACGCGGCTTCGATTACGACCTCGGCAACTGCTATCTCATGCGACCGAAGTCGGAACGTCGAGCCAGAGCCGTCGTCGAGGACACCTTCGGCGAGGCGTACAAACACGAAGAGGGTGCCAAGATGCCGTTTCTCCACACCGGACTCATCTTTCTGGTGAACGACGAGGGCGTCGTCGAGCGGGCGTACGCCGGAGACCCACCGAAGCCGACGACAGTCATCGAGGATGTCGAAGCGCTCGTCGGGGTGTGA